In Leopardus geoffroyi isolate Oge1 chromosome D1, O.geoffroyi_Oge1_pat1.0, whole genome shotgun sequence, a single window of DNA contains:
- the LOC123601276 gene encoding olfactory receptor 56A4, whose protein sequence is MASPSNYSTAPVSEFLLICFPNYQSWQHWLSLPLSLLFLLAMGANATLLLTIQLEASLHEPMYYLLSLLSLLDIVLCLTVIPKVLAIFWFDLRSISFSACFLQMFIMNSFLTMESCTFMVMAYDRYVAICHPLRYPSIITDHFVVRATIFVVARNGLFSLPVPVLSSRLTYCAENTIKNCICTNLSVSKLSCDDITFNRLYQFVAGWTLLGSDLILIVLSYSFILKAVLRIKAEGAAAKALSTCGSHFILILFFSTVLLVLVITNLARKRIPPDVPILLNILHHLIPPALNPIVYGVRTKEIKQGIQKLLRRL, encoded by the coding sequence ATGGCCTCACCCAGCAACTACTCCACTGCTCCAGTCTCCGAATTCCTCCTCATCTGCTTCCCTAACTACCAGAGTTGGCAGCATTGgttgtctctgcccctcagcctccttttcctcctggcCATGGGGGCCAACGCCACCCTCTTGCTCACCATCCAGCTGGAGGCCTCTCTGCACGAGCCCATGTACTACCTGctcagcctcctctccctgctggaCATCGTGCTCTGCCTGACTGTCATCCCCAAGGTCCTGGCCATCTTCTGGTTTGACCTCAGGTCCATTAGCTTCTCTGCCTGCTTCCTCCAGATGTTCATCATGAACAGTTTCTTGACCATGGAGTCTTGTACATTCATggtcatggcctatgaccgctatgtggccatttGCCACCCACTGCGATATCCATCCATAATCACTGACCATTTTGTGGTTAGAGCTACCATATTTGTTGTGGCCCGGAAtggcctcttttctcttcctgttcctgTCCTGTCTTCTCGACTCACATACTGTGCAGAGAACACCATCAAGAACTGCATCTGCACTAACCTGTCCGTGTCCAAACTCTCCTGTGATGACATCACCTTCAACCGGCTCTACCAGTTTGTGGCAGGCTGGACCCTCCTGGGCTCTGACCTCATCCTTATTGTTCTCTCCTACTCCTTCATCCTGAAAGCTGTGCTAAGGATCAAGGCTGAGGGTGCTGCGGCCAAGGCCCTGAGCACGTGCGGTTCCCACTTCATCCTCATCCTCTTCTTCAGCACCGTCCTGCTGGTTCTGGTCATCACTAACCTGGCCAGGAAGAGAATTCCCCCAGATGTCCCCATCCTGCTCAACATCCTGCACCACCTCATCCCCCCAGCTCTGAACCCCATTGTTTATGGTGTGAGGACCAAAGAGATCAAGCAGGGAATCCAGAAGTTACTGAGGAGGTTGTAA